From the genome of Thiovibrio frasassiensis:
TCGTGCATGTGCACCCAGGAGCATTGATCCCGGATATTGGCCATCTCGAACAGGGCCCGGTTCAAACCCGCATCCCGCAGGGTCGCCTGAAAAAGCGGCTCGTGGGTCCGGGGGGTGCAGGCGGAGACCACGATCCGGTTGAGGTTATGTTTTTTGATGATCTCCACCAGATGCTGCTGGGTATCCTGGGAACAGGAATAGAGGTTGTCGGTGGCATAGACCACCCCGGGCAGCTCCCTGGCGTAATCGCGCACCGCCCGGACATCCACGACCCCGGCGATATTGATCCCGCAATGGCAGACAAAGACCCCGATGCGGGGTTCCTCGCCTGCGATATCGCGCTCCGGCGGAAACTCGGCCCTGGTCATCTCGCTGCCGCGTGCCAAAGCCAATTGCCCGGAACACAGCGCTGCGGCCCCGCCCGCCTGGGTCACCGAATCGGGGATATCCTTGGGTCCCTGGAAGGCGCCGATCACCTGGACACCGGGACGGCTGGTGGCCAGAGGCGTGTAGGTGCCGGTTTGCGCGAAGTGATAGCGGTTCAGGTCGATGCCGGCCGCCCGCCCGAGCTGCTCGGCATCGTCCGGCGCCTCCAGCCCCTGGGAGAGGACGACCAGATCGAATTTTTCGCCATGATGCTTGCCGTCCTCGGTGGACCAGTTGAGCAGCAAGCCGCCGTCGAAGACATCCTCCACCTTGGGCGGCCGCGCATAGATCACCCGGAAGTTGCCTTCGGCAATGGCCCGCTCCCTGGCCGCATCGAACCCCTTGCCGTGGGTGCGGACGTCCATGTAGAAGAGGGTGATCTCGCAGTGCGGATCGTGTTCGCGGGCCAGGGTTGCCTGCTTGATCGCGTACATGCAGCAGACCGAGGAGCAGTAGTTGTTGCCGCACATCTCATCGCGGGAGCCGATGCACTGCAAGAAAGCGATCTTACGGGGATGCTTTTCGTCCGAGGGCCGGACGATCTCGCCGCCGGTGGGGCCGGAGGCGCACATCAGCCGCTCGTGCTCGAAGGCAGTGAGCACATCGGCAAACCTCCCCCAGCCGTAGCGGCCGAGCACCTCCTCGCTCACCCGCCCGAAGCCCGGGGCCAAAATCACCGCGCCCACCGGGATCTCCAGAACCTCTTCCCGTTGGTCGAAACGGATGGCCCCGGCCTGACAGACAGAGGCGCAGAGGCCGCAGGTCTCGTAATTGAGCTTGAGGCAGGATTTGGGGTCGATGTGGTAGCTGGTGGGTACGGCCTGGGCGTAATCGATGTGGGCCGCGTTGGTGCTGGCCAGATTCTCGTTGTATTCGTCGCCGATCTGCTTGAGGCAATAGAGGGTGCATTGGCCGCAGCCGGTGCAGATCTCCTCGTCGATATAGCGGGGCTGCTTGCGGATCTTGGCCGTGAAACGGCCGGACTCTCCCTCAAGGGCGATGAGTTCCGACAGGGTCAGGATGACGATGTTGGGGTCCCGCCCCGCCTCCACCAGTTTGGGGGCCAGGATGCAGAGCGAGCAGTCGTTGGTGGGAAAGGTCTTGTCCAGCCGGGCCATGACCCCGCCGATGGCGC
Proteins encoded in this window:
- a CDS encoding FAD-dependent oxidoreductase — translated: MHASEAHPSGLQTVGSVMVVGGGVAGVQAALDLTELGLKVYLVEKSGAIGGVMARLDKTFPTNDCSLCILAPKLVEAGRDPNIVILTLSELIALEGESGRFTAKIRKQPRYIDEEICTGCGQCTLYCLKQIGDEYNENLASTNAAHIDYAQAVPTSYHIDPKSCLKLNYETCGLCASVCQAGAIRFDQREEVLEIPVGAVILAPGFGRVSEEVLGRYGWGRFADVLTAFEHERLMCASGPTGGEIVRPSDEKHPRKIAFLQCIGSRDEMCGNNYCSSVCCMYAIKQATLAREHDPHCEITLFYMDVRTHGKGFDAARERAIAEGNFRVIYARPPKVEDVFDGGLLLNWSTEDGKHHGEKFDLVVLSQGLEAPDDAEQLGRAAGIDLNRYHFAQTGTYTPLATSRPGVQVIGAFQGPKDIPDSVTQAGGAAALCSGQLALARGSEMTRAEFPPERDIAGEEPRIGVFVCHCGINIAGVVDVRAVRDYARELPGVVYATDNLYSCSQDTQQHLVEIIKKHNLNRIVVSACTPRTHEPLFQATLRDAGLNRALFEMANIRDQCSWVHMHEPQQATDKAKDLVRMAVAKAAHLTALPEQRLPVTPAALVIGGGLAGLTAALAIGEQGFATTLVEEAATLGGRALLLSADRFGDDPRKAMQTLLNRVQAHPRITVRTKSRVASISGYVGNFTTTIAGETGSEVLHHGVAVIATGGRAYAPQQYLHGVSERVMTQLALEKKLASGRPLAAKTKQVAMIQCVGSRGEDLAYCSRVCCGQALKNSLRLKALDPALSITIFYRDMRAYGFLEDEYRKARELGVLFTRYNPDNPPRVRAGRGKSSPLIVEVFDPILGQEVAREVDLVVLSVGIVPEDPSELARMLKVPVTADKFYLEAHVKLRPVDLAVDGVYVCGLAHGPKTMDETIAQAQAAAGRACQPLAKGAISPEPIVSQVDPDLCIGCGACETFCPYKAIKIDKEVKPRKAQILTASCKGCGVCAARCPTMAIDMGRFTLEGIRAQIHAFAKEHDHE